The following DNA comes from Desulfuromonas sp..
GGGAGCCTTTTCCCTGGACCTGGCTGACCTCGCCCAGGTCAGGGAGTCGCGCCGGGTCGAGATCCAGGTTCACTATCCGCCCACGGGAATTTTTTCCGTCACCGGGGGGGACGGTTTCGTCGTGGCCACCGCCCCGGTCCTGGCCGAAGGCTCCTTCGCTGGAGCTCTGCAGGTTCGCTTTTCCCTCGGGGACGTTCGGGCCAGGATATTCGGAGGGAGGACCCTGGTACTCGCCTACGCCCTCCTTTTCGGGACGGTCATGGTGGGTTTCGGTTTCTATCTTCTGAGCCGGACGGTTGTGCGGCCGATAGGACGCCTCATGGAGGGCACCCGCCGGGTCGCCGCGGGAAACCTGGCGGAGGTCCTCCCGGTGGAGGGCCCACGGGAGATCGCCCAACTGGCCGGCTCGTTCAACGCCATGACCGGGGCCCTCGCAGACAGCCGCAGGGAGACAGAGGCGTACATCTCCTCGCTTCAGCGGACCAACGAGGATCTGAGGCGGACCCAGGAGGACCTGGTCCGTTCCGAGAAAATGGCCTCCGTCGGGCACCTGGCGGCCGGCATGGCTCACGAGATCGGCAACCCCCTGGGGGCCGTCGTCGGCTACCTCGATCTGCTCAGAGGGGAACTGCCCGAAGGCCGGGAAAGAGAGATCGCGGATCGGAGCCTGGGCGAAGCCCGGCGCATCGACCGGCTGGTGAAGGACCTGCTCGACTATGCCGCCCCCGGCGGGGGGGACGAGGAATCCTTCGACCCCCTGGCCGCACTCGTCGAGGCGAGGGACCTTCTGCAGCATCAGGGGGCTTTCGAGGGGCTCAGCGTCGACGGGGAGCTCCCCGCGATGCTTCCCGCGGTGACCATGGCTCGCCACAAGCTGCTCCAGGTTTTCGTCAACCTGCTTCTCAACGCCAGGGACGTTTCACCCCCGGGAGGGGCTGTTAGCCTCGCCGCCGGGGTGGTGAAGGAGGGAGCATGGATTTCGGTGAGAGATGAGGGGGAGGGGATGGACGGCGAGACCATGGCCCACATCTTCGACCCCTTCTTCACGACCAAGGAGCCCGGGCGGGGGCGGGGGCTGGGCCTTTTCGTCTGTCACAGGGTCCTGGACGAGGCCGGCGGCCGCATCGAAGTGCAATCCGAGCCGGGCAGCGGCTGCGTTTTTACCGTGCATTTTCCGATATCCAAAGCGCAGGGGGAGGGGTAGAGCCGGTTATGCAGGAAACGGGGAAAAAGATTCTGGTCATCGACGACGAGTCCGCCATGCGCCACATGCTCAGCATGGTGCTGGAAAAGGAGGGGTACCTGGTCGCCGAGGCGGCCACCGGGGAGGAGGCCCTTTCCCAGCTGGAAAAGGAATCCTTTGACGTGGCCCTGTGCGACATCCGCATGCCGGGGATGGACGGGCTCGCTTTTCTGGAGGAGGCCGGAAAGCGGCATTGCACCGCGACTCTGATCATGATGAGCGCCTACGGTTCGATCGACACCGCCATCGAGTGTATGAAGCGGGGGGCTTACGACTTCATTTCCAAGCCCTTCAAGACCGACGAGGTCATCCTGACTTTGCGCAAGGCCGAAGAGCGCTTGCGCCTGAAGCGGGAGAACGCCCTGCTGAAAAGGGAACTCTCCGGGGGCAAGGACGGAGGAGCACCGGTCTTCGCCAGTGCGGCCATGGAAGGGATCATGGAGCTGGTGAGAAAAGTCGCCGGCGCCTCATCCCCGGTACTGATCACCGGCGAGACCGGGACCGGCAAGGAGGTGGTGGCCCGGGCCGTGCACG
Coding sequences within:
- a CDS encoding HAMP domain-containing sensor histidine kinase, with the protein product MRFWGDPVANTFGLRAQILLHILLLAGAALLFAGFLFLRLTESALLDQRVSHAVATMEVFSRTLAATMADGGPAEADLRGRTRRLQDFAGSLPPNLGWGAVDRNLSPVSSAASLGAFSLDLADLAQVRESRRVEIQVHYPPTGIFSVTGGDGFVVATAPVLAEGSFAGALQVRFSLGDVRARIFGGRTLVLAYALLFGTVMVGFGFYLLSRTVVRPIGRLMEGTRRVAAGNLAEVLPVEGPREIAQLAGSFNAMTGALADSRRETEAYISSLQRTNEDLRRTQEDLVRSEKMASVGHLAAGMAHEIGNPLGAVVGYLDLLRGELPEGREREIADRSLGEARRIDRLVKDLLDYAAPGGGDEESFDPLAALVEARDLLQHQGAFEGLSVDGELPAMLPAVTMARHKLLQVFVNLLLNARDVSPPGGAVSLAAGVVKEGAWISVRDEGEGMDGETMAHIFDPFFTTKEPGRGRGLGLFVCHRVLDEAGGRIEVQSEPGSGCVFTVHFPISKAQGEG